gcactgtatGTATGTTTTAGAAAAATGCTTTGTTACATTTTGTGAAGCTTGCTTTTAATTGTTATTCCCTGGCCATAGAGTCAGCTGATAAAGACTCAGACAGATGTGCAGCAAATGATCCAGGACAGAATGAAGAAGATTGAACAAATCCAACACTCAGTAAAGCTCAGAAAAGCAAGTataaatatttaagtttattataaataaataaatatttcagtttattttatatatatatatatagtcagatatttgcattttatgaatctgACTTATCAGAATAACACTGAAAAAGAGAGAGCAGACAGCGAGATGTCAGTCTGAGCTGCTGGAGGTGATGGAGCAGAAGCAGACAGCTGCAGAGAATCAGGCTGAAGAGCTGATTAAAGAGCTGGAGCAGGAAATCACTGAACTGGAGAGGAGAAACACTGAGCTGGAGCAGCTCTCACACACTGAAGATCACCTGCACCTCCTACAGGTCAGTGTCTCTCTTACTGCTCACATCACAAGACAACACTTAACACACTAAGGGATTCCTCTCTCTTTCCTCCTTTAGATTTATCCATCCCTGTGAAGGCCTTTAGACACCAAGATCTGGACTGGGATCTGTATTAATACTTGTGTGAGTGTGGAGACTCTGAGAAGAGCTCTGACTGCAGAAGACTCTAGATGATAGTCAAACAGGTATATTTACAGATTCTTATTTCACAATTAATGGCTTAGTTAATCAGCAGTTACAGAATGATCAAACTTCACTTTTTTAGGAATTTATAAAGGCAGTTTTTGTTGCAATTGTAAGGTTGttgcattcatttattattaaatgagcACATACACTCATCTAATCACATGCATCAAGCTTCAGAGTATTATTTCTTCTTTCTGTCGAGATGCTCAATCCCATATGCAAGCTAAAATTTTAAAAGCAAATTCAATTCATAAATGTGTCTGAATATTAATAAAGTTCTCATTATCTTTTGTTGTCATGTACTGTATGTCACAGTGTTGAAGAGAATACAGCAGTATGCAGGAACAGTGTTTGATCTTATTCACTAGTATATATAGTAGTaccttaaaggaaaagttcatccaaaaatgaaaatttacacaTCCACAGGCcatttaagatgtagatgagtttttacAGTTCATACAGATGAtacaaaacataacaataatctaCAAATAATCCATGTGTCTCCAGTCCATcactttgttaaaaaaattgtgatgtttttatcagccattTGGAgcctcattttgacggcaccaattaacaagtgatgtaatgctaaagttCTCTAaaactgttctgatgaagaaacatttACATGTACAATTCTATTTACAGAAGGTTATTTACATCTTGAATTGTCTGATGGTTCacaagttcacgcttacatattataaacagaaaagaggttatgcgtatttggcgtgctgtccaagGGGAGGGCTCTGAGCTCAGAATTTTTCCCGAACccaactttgttaataaaacaccatTTAGTACATTTTCAGAGcatttgaactattcctttaaatgatcTGATAAGGGCagcattttttacattattagcattcagttattaaaaataaaccttaaaatatttgattaaaattctCTCGCTCAGTGGATGTGACTCTGGATCCTGACACAGCTCACCCTGAACTGATCCTGTCTGAAGATGGAAAAATACTGCCCAGACTATGACAAGAGatttgataaaaatgtgattGTCCTGGGAAACAAGGGCTTTTCATCTGGGAGGTTTTATTTTGAGGTGCAGGTTAAGGGAAAGTGTCAGGGCGCTGGTTTGATCATCAGGCCTTCtgttgtgttatgtcttaagtggttAATTCCATTCACTCTGCCTTCACAGCGGCACCTTATTCTAATTAGTGTTCCAGCTCtcctcacacacacctgtctctcaatttTGCATTGATTTTCTTCAATACTTatgcttctctctttctgtgcttCTCTGTCAGTGTGTCTTGGCTACCATCCATTTCACTACTGCCCTTAAAACTATTTTGCTCTAGTTGTGCCTAGTTTTAatgccctgtttgtttatttaatcttgttttttctttttggagtACCCAGTTCACGTACACAGTTCAGTTTTGGATTCCTTACCTGGTTGCTGATTGTCAGCgtttgttttggactattgcctttgtttttgttcaataaattTGGCAAACTGCGAATCTGCTCTTGGGTCCCTTTTTCTCCCAGCAACCCTAACAGGAAAGACCGAGTGGAGTTTAGGTGTGGCAAGAGAATCCATTAACAGGAAGGGGgcgctcaacctgtgtcctgaAAGTGGTAATTGGACTTTGTGGCAAAGTAACTCAAAAGAGTAAAAAGCTTGTGAGTCTTcccctgtctctctctttctgaatgTGACGCTTCAGAAGGTGGGTGTGTTTGTGGATTATGAGGAAGGCTTGGTCTCCTTTTATGATGTGGAGTCCAGAACTCATATCTACTCTTTCACTGGTCAGGCTTTCACAGAGAAACTCTATCCATTTTTAAGCCCTTGGACTAATGGTGCAGGTAAAAATTCAGCACCACTAATCATATCATCTGTTAATTACAATGAATGACAtataactaaaaatgatttttataatcatgaatctgaaatatatatgtacttttatttaaataatgaaagtgTGTACATTCTAAATAACAGATCGTACAGCTCTAAATAATACAGTAAATGTTCAGCATTTTTGCAATTATTGTATGCATGTTTCAAATATTTGCTCAAGAATTTTCTTTCTTtgctcttctctctctgtcaAAGTGAAATGATGTGATACTGACCTGTGAACagtcattcctgtgatgcacattTCTTCTCTTATCACAtggcacaataataataataattaaattatccatgaaatgccttttattttatttaaacaagttTGCATTCAAAATAGGTAACACATTTGGCTTACCTAAATTTGCGCTAGataaatattcaaaatgaaaTGTGTGGACAAGGCTCAAGCACTGTATTGTATGAGATGCAGCAAAATCTCTATGAACTCAATTATCTAATATTCATAATTATTTGAACATAATTTTCAGTTGCTTTTCACATATGTATAGCAACACATATAACACATGCTttcatattttagttaaaaagtGCAAGTTTAAGAATGTGTGGATCCCTCTAGTTAGTATATCAAGactcacattttaattttaggtaaTTTTGTTAGTCTTGTGACACTAGATGGCAGCATAGAGTAATATGAGCGGCTTCTTCACGGCATATAACACACGATAGACACTCTACACAAATTAACGGCAACAGAGGGGATTTAATCAGGGGGGcaggtttcatatttttttgaagcacccctgggcgccgccattggctagcggacccccacctgctgttagcattccattgactcccattcattttggcgtcactttgacagcgaataactttatatctgaggtgtttaaagactccatttgtccattaattatttctaaagaaacacaaaaatgtataaaaggctcatttaccttgtatcttacgttatgttcccgtagaagcagtttttgtaaaaaaaaaataggctaacgattgcgtcataaccagcgactctctgtcgcacagtagagaaattaccgtatggacaggaggagaagctcgcaggcaatcttttactgtctatgaggctatcgggggtacgtggaggcataaagtcaagggagataattaatcagaatacttaccaaaatgtactcctgttcacgctcgccttctctgcaagattcggtgggtgattaaGATTtttcttggcacagcgattaggaGACGTAAAGGTTGCTCACGTGAtatttacgtcatcaagctcagtttgagtctgcgcagtacgcccgacccccaggaagtgcttgcttctaattgacttcatttttctccattgaatccaatggggtcgctgtgtccatttcttttactgtctatggatttaATACAGTCTGGATTTAATGAGCTGTGTGCGCTCAAGCTTTGACTCATTTATTCAAGAGGCCAGATGCGTGCTTTATTTACTGTGAGATATTATATTCTTGCACCATCAAATTCAGCTCACAACTTTATGAGTCAATAAGTCATGACATAGCTGAAAGctgatgtttttaaatgaaagattttaacatatatttcatGAATTATATTAGACTTTTGTTTATCCAAAAATGGGAGCCACACatttgacaaattaaaaaaatttaaaaaaaattaaaagggtgTCCAATACCAtcaaaacaaaagcacttttaaAGCTCATAAATAACTTAACAGTGACGGTCTTGCTCAATAATTCATACATAGATTTGATAGGTGTTGTCTTCGTATAAAATATCTCACAGCACTGTAGGCAAGTTTGTCTTGGATTAACAAAACAacctactaaaaataataaacattactgAAATGGCTACAGAATTATGCTGTTTAGTGTTGCAGTGCAACGTTATAATCTCTGGTGTGTGGGTTCTATcaaatgatgagaaaaaaaagtcaggacACTTTTAATGACAATGATGATATGgtcttttttttccaaaaaatatcaGTACAATACTGTCTGATAGCTTATTGTACCCTTTACTTATCATGCTAATAGCTcttattaaccccccccccccccccatcccagGACATTCTTACCTGTCCCTCATGAGGCAAGCAGATATTTAGGCAAACAAGAAGGTGCACAGGCAAAATTTGCTACCTCTTTAACCCAACGTTGCAAAATTACAACACTGACATAAAAAACGAAAAATCTAAAATGATCAATGCATTCACAGATACATTAATATCTACATGATCTACATACACATTTTAAGTTTATGGCCAGGTAaataggcctttttttttttttttttacatctaacaTCCAATAGCATTACAAGGCTGAAGAATAGGACCTATTAGTTGTATAAATGTggtctagagaaaaaaaaaatatttatttatataccgaTTTATTTTAGTCAAGCTAAAACTGATGTTGTAATATTACAACAATGGGCCTTACAGGGATAAATAGCACCGTGACCTTATTTttggcaaaatataaaaaattggaaAAGCCATTGATAAACAGCTAATGGAACATGACCCTACTGTCATTACGTTCAAATTTATTATAGATTTGCATGTCATAAATAGGTTTAAATCACAATAAGTCTATTCTTTTCTGTCAAATGAATACAAGTCATATTCGCACAACTAATAACTAGCGAATTAGCCTTAATAAAAACCGGTAAAATAGACTATTTTAAGTTGACAGGGGTTTGGGTTAAAATCGTGGGGGCGTGGCGCGCCGTCAGTTCATCTGTCAAACTGCGCAGGTGAGCATCCGCCGCTGGACACGCCCAGGACACGCCCAGGTGAGCCGCTGCCAATAAGAACTCAAACTCAGTCTGCACACATTTCCTGCGACTTGCATACACAGATGCCAGTAGGGGTTCCCCCGGCCGTTTAGTCGCTCTGAAAATGAAACACGAGGGGAGCAGAGCAAACGCTCCATTATTTTAGGAGATTTACAACAGACTGAAAATTGGAAGGTTGGTGACTCGACAAGTTTAAACCTGTAGAGCAGCGCAGGTAAGCATCACGAAAACGGCACGGCGGCAAAATCATGAAATGACCATAACAaggttaattttaaaaataaataacgatATAAAACAGTGTTTTAGAGAGGTCACGACCGCGCGTATCGCCTCTCTTCATCATCCGCAGTTCGTCTGTAGCGGAAGATGCCTCCTCCGTGCATCATTTACACTAGTCCAACTTCACTAAACATGTTCACCACAAAAACATATAGTGATGAGCAGAGGATTTAAATGTAACTTGTTGAGATCGATTCTCATTTCTTTTTTGAAACAGGAATGTGATACGCTACTGAAAATGAGGCCAGGCATCAGTATGGAGGAAACGACGCACTAGACCTGAAGATCGGTCACGCGCAGATCGGGGGCTATCGTGTATAGCCATTCTTAACTTGATCGAAAGGTGGACccgctgtttttttcttcttcttgtaaaACAATTAGAGACCTTGAAACTGCAGTCTTGCTTGAGCGCCAGAGATATGTAAACGCTCGTGGTGGAATTTAGAGCGCGAGCGATAATGTCATCCGGGACCATCGTTATGGATCAGGATGACTTGGATCCGGAGGCTTCTGATTCTCTTTTGCACGGGATTCACGGAGCCCACCGTCCCAGGCCGTCCTCTTACCGGGCTCTGCGCAGCGCCGTGTCCAGCCTGGCGCGAATAGATGACTTTATCTGCGAGAAGATCGGCTCAGGTTTCTTCTCCGAGGTATTCAAGGTAAATATGTCATTTCTGTCATGccgtttgtttgtgtttttatacaCTGCACGTGCTGCATTTACAGCACAAAGTGTACAGAGGAACACTGCATGTAAACAAATGCATAATTCTGTAGAGAGAATTTGTTGGGTCAAGTCTGTTATGCAGTGTCTGTTATGCTGTCATATTTCATAGAAAACTaaatttattgaataaaaaaacataGGATGGAAGTAATTATTTTGTGTTCACATAATTTTAAAAGCGTAAAGTTTGAAACACTTCACTATTTTAGTTTAAGCCGATATCATTTTTGGCCTTTTCACTTTCCACCCTCTTAGTCTTGTATaatagtaatttaaaaaataactagTATTTTCTTATATCAAAAGCACATTTTTGAATCAAATCATAATGCATTTGTTTTATCAATGGGGTTGATTGGCTTTAGAGTTTTTAAAGTCTATAGTTCTGAATTAGGCTATATTATCAAAAGGTGATAAAAGTATCAAAAATAATGGTTCTGACGCCATTAGGCTAACCTAATCCCTCAGTGAGCAATGACTAAGTTCCTGTCTTTATTTCCATTCTGTTACATCCCGTCCTGTAAATTTTCTTGGCATTTGTGAATTGTTTTGCTTTAAGTGCCTAAGCCTGGGCAGAACACATTTCTGatatgcacctgtatataaatattttattatatgaacaTTACAGAGCTCAAAAAGTACTACATAACAAAAATAATCCTGTTATCgactttgtatatgatatgattcTGTTACTGACTTTGGACAACTAACCATCTTTTCGCTTTAAGCTGACTTGATTGTGTGTCATAATATGCCTCCAGGTTTTGTAGCTCTGCAGATTTATGATCTGTTTTACACTTGCAAAATGATTGATTTGAAAGACCATCAATTTATGAACCACTTTGGAAAATTGTAATGATAGCAGCAGTCATTCTGGGTCTTCCCTTCCTGTTAAAGAAAAGGGGTCGTGACCTTTGTAAGGACAGTAGGTCTGTGTTGGTGTGAAAGTGGATACCCGTTGACAAGGTGCGCAGGTGTGCTGGAAACTCTACtcctgtgtttgtgtgcgtgcatATGAGACCAAGACTGACAGAGAGGGAAGAGACCTAATTAGCCATCCCTCATAGTTCACCCTGTCACCCAATTTACTAACCAAGCACCAGATACATTAATAACTTCTGCCAGTTATTGCCCGCAAAAATGTCACTGCTGATCAGGTCAATATATATGCAAATGTGTGGTAGCTgctatttgtttctgttttttaagTGCAAGGGTTATGAAAGATGTAAATGACATTTCTAATTATGTGCAGTCCATTTAATGGTCCACAGTTGTGAGGGTATTTTTAGTTAGTTTTTAATAGGTTCTTCTCATTCTACAACAATACTATTGAGCAATCTCTATGCTTGTCATGACAGATCCTTCaggtgctgtttttgtttttttaaactctgTGCAGTCTGTCAACAGTAAGGACTTTCACTTGACTGATAAATGTTTCCGTTCGTTCGTTCTCTTCTAATTGGTTAGTCAGGAAAACCCCTTTCGTCTGTCTGTTCAGATAATAGCTTGGTTATTTCATCAGATCTGGACtctggaatgaaaaaaaaaacatttctcagcCATTACGTTCTTCTGCTAACTACTTTAGTTCTCTCCCCTTTTCTGCTTATCTTGATAAAATCAGAACAAGTGATGAAAGACAAGGGAATTTTGTGTTTCTCTTTGGTTGATGCTCCGCTCATTGTGGGATCAGCATGATTGCTCCTTTTAGGCCAAAACAAAGTAGCTATTTATGTGAGATTCTTCTACATGAATCTGATGGAGGTGGACAGCCAGAATTaagtcttaaagggttactccaccccaaaatgaaaacattgtcattaattactcacccttatgtcgttccaaaccagtaagacctgagagctctctgaccctcccaaaGACCGCAATTTAAGTAACCCGATCAATAActagaaacatagcaaggagatcggtaaaagaatccatgtgacatcaggggttcaaccgtaattttaccaAGCTACAAGAAtgctttttgtatgcaaagaaaaaaatatataacaatttgtctcctccacGTCACCATAGTGCAATTCtggagagtatccactgaacgCAAACGGTGTATGCTGTTTGTGTTCAGTGGATACTCTACAAAATGCTACGTTGACCgttgaattgttgaataaaattgttattttaggtTTCTTCACGTGATAGAAATAGAATCATGCAGCATGGTTTGTAGTATATATACTGcacagtggccccaaaaagtatttgTACACTTAATCTGCTTTTAAAAACGCATGAAAGTCATtgcattaaataacaaaatatcaaacccaGTGCCATTTGTTTCAAAGCAAGATATACGTTGCAAAATATGTTAAGTTTGCACtttgcaaataataaaaaatgtactttATATTTATGCAGTTCATAGACactatccaaagcaacttatggTTTATTCAAGGTAAACATTGtatccagtgttggggaaagttacctttaaagtaatgcattacagttaTGTGTTACTTCATtaaaagtaactaattgtgttactttttattgaaagtaatgcattgcattttattttgttttactgtttgtCACGTGAGCTGGGCTTGcttatttacttttaataataataatttattaagccTCAGCCTGGAGGAAGGGCCTCTGCCTGTGGTGTCAGTgaataaatggggaaaaaataacttgtaatacttatttaaaaaagcaacTGTAGCACAATTTGTTTTCACATTACACTTGGTGCTGTTAAGCAGCCAGACACTTTTGGGGCCTCTGTAGGTGGTATAACTTTCTTATCTAAATCTGATGAATGACAATGCAGTAGTGTTAATGGAGATGTAGGTTCTATTTTTATTAGCTGTACATTTGAGCTTTGTGTTAAGGTCACTGTATCGAGTGTGCTCCTTGAGTCCTAGTGTGTTCCTGAAATACAGTAATGAGTCTGGTGACTGCACGCTGATCTGCGTTTGACAAAGGGGTGATGTCACGGTAACACGTCTTGGGTTCCGCAATTAGAAAAGATGCTTATCGGTGGTATCTGGTTTCCTCCTTGGtgtcatgcattttaaaaatgggCTCACTTCCATTTAAAAATAGATATGAGGAGAGGAGTGTAGTTAAATGTTCTCGCTGTACATTTTGGTTCTGCTCTTGTCAGT
The genomic region above belongs to Carassius carassius chromosome 3, fCarCar2.1, whole genome shotgun sequence and contains:
- the btr09 gene encoding LOW QUALITY PROTEIN: bloodthirsty-related gene family, member 9 (The sequence of the model RefSeq protein was modified relative to this genomic sequence to represent the inferred CDS: inserted 8 bases in 4 codons; substituted 3 bases at 3 genomic stop codons), whose translation is MAESPKPQEKRRNLSSLASSAGSLTEELQCYICLDVFTDPVSTPCGHNFCKMCLKRCWDSGHDYSCPISKESFNQKPKLKVNTXREIVDHYKKKNHLKIPTVLCDICTETKQRALKSCPACQSSFCEAHLERHLRVPGLKQHRLIDPVRNLQDHLCQKHDRPLELFCRDDQTCVCVICTVTKHKAHNSVPLEQETEEKKSQLIKTQTDVQQMIQDRMKKIEQIQHSVKLRKNNTEKERADXARCQSELLEVMEQKQTAAENQAEELIKELEQEITELERRNTELEQLSHTEDHLHLLQIYPSLXRPLDTKIWTGICINTCVSVETLRRALXLQKTLDDSQTVLKRIQQYSVDVTLDPDTAHPELILSEDGKILXPDYDKRFDKNVIVLGNKGFSSGRFYFEVQVKGKXKTEWSLGVARESINRKGALNLCPESGNWTLWQSNSKEXKACESSPVSLFLNVTLQKVGVFVDYEEGLVSFYDVESRTHIYSFTGQAFTEKLYPFLSPWTNGAGKNSAPLIISSVNYNE